AACCCTGGAAGTTCCTATTATTCTGGAAGGAGAGCCTAAGGGGATTAAAGAAGGTGGTATACTGGATATCTCTTTGAGAGAAGTGGAAGTAGAATGTCTTCCGGCAGATGCACCGGAAGCAATAACTATTGATATCAGTGAAATGAGTTTTAATGATGTTATCACTTTGCAAGATGTTGTTTTACCAAAAGGCGTTAAACTGCTAACTGATATTAATCGGACTATTGCCTCAGTCGTTGCTCCCAGTAAAGTAGAGGAAAAAGTACCCGAAAAAGAGGCTGAAGAAGTAACAGAAGGAGCTCCTGAAGCAAAGATTAAAGCTAAAGAGGCAAAAGCAGAAGAAGAAAAGGAAGAGAAAGAATAGAAATAC
This region of Atribacterota bacterium genomic DNA includes:
- a CDS encoding 50S ribosomal protein L25, whose product is MKRIQLQVETREKSGKEDSKRLRKTGYVPGIFYSPHDKNNILLKILEKELFRFLSDKKHAHGIIDLKIKTDDEKEVTRLALMKDFQYDSLLKRINHFDFYGVTMKEKVTLEVPIILEGEPKGIKEGGILDISLREVEVECLPADAPEAITIDISEMSFNDVITLQDVVLPKGVKLLTDINRTIASVVAPSKVEEKVPEKEAEEVTEGAPEAKIKAKEAKAEEEKEEKE